The Actinomadura sp. WMMB 499 genome includes a window with the following:
- a CDS encoding AraC family transcriptional regulator, whose protein sequence is MTRSAPFAQWFAAVPSAGFHIVLQGTCWLLPPRGEPVALGPGDVAFLPRGSAHGLADAPSTPVSEPPPMPTGVHDGRGAEASADRPPTVAMLCGGYLLDGSAPHPLLDDLPEVVHLPTRVGRHSELRAAVELLGVELAGNARPGSDTILLTLLDLLLLYILRAWFEEQRVSGHAATGWAAALHDPAVAAALRAVHEDPGRQWTVEELGARARLSRAAFARRFTHLVGQPPLTYLTWWRMTTAARLLRTSDAPVDTIARQVGYSSQYTFAHAFKRQYGSPPGTYRNHVGRSTTPA, encoded by the coding sequence GTGACCAGGTCTGCTCCCTTCGCCCAGTGGTTCGCGGCGGTGCCGTCCGCCGGGTTCCACATCGTTCTGCAGGGAACGTGCTGGCTCCTCCCGCCGCGGGGTGAGCCGGTCGCGCTCGGGCCGGGCGACGTGGCGTTCCTGCCGCGCGGATCCGCGCACGGTCTGGCCGACGCCCCGTCCACCCCGGTGAGCGAGCCGCCCCCGATGCCCACCGGCGTCCATGACGGCCGCGGCGCCGAAGCATCGGCCGACCGGCCGCCGACGGTGGCCATGCTCTGCGGCGGCTACCTCCTGGACGGCTCCGCGCCGCATCCGCTCTTGGACGACCTGCCCGAGGTCGTCCACCTGCCGACGCGGGTAGGGCGGCACAGCGAACTGCGCGCCGCGGTCGAGCTCCTCGGCGTGGAACTGGCCGGTAACGCCCGCCCGGGCTCCGACACCATCCTGCTCACCCTGCTGGATCTCCTCCTGCTCTACATCCTGCGCGCGTGGTTCGAAGAACAGCGCGTCTCCGGCCACGCCGCCACCGGCTGGGCGGCGGCCCTGCACGACCCCGCCGTCGCCGCCGCCCTGCGCGCCGTCCACGAAGATCCCGGCCGGCAATGGACCGTCGAGGAGCTGGGCGCGCGGGCACGCCTGTCCCGTGCCGCCTTCGCCCGGAGGTTCACCCACCTGGTCGGGCAACCACCGCTCACCTACCTGACATGGTGGCGGATGACCACCGCCGCCCGGCTCTTGCGCACCTCCGACGCCCCCGTCGACACGATCGCCCGACAGGTCGGCTACAGCTCGCAGTACACCTTCGCCCACGCCTTCAAACGCCAGTACGGATCACCGCCCGGCACTTACCGGAACCACGTCGGCCGAAGCACAACGCCCGCGTAG
- a CDS encoding T3SS effector HopA1 family protein, whose product MALDGTEVRTRQEVRQQNAAPTDEERHLRNAEANREALEKIYDFYYESDGSRKPDASRLRQLYRLMSTETTEYLNEAVDDEDLERLENIPGATVRGQRVSNQERAMAEYEEDIAAYRADLDDYEAELDDYDRRVEEYEARPAPRGRAPVPPEEPEEPERPEGPEDNYESLVNGDYFHVINNNFSVRRSQRQERARRLVINVRTQDAALRVAHSLGDLFRENGVSPYLHEFKVYLSSTPDDTRKVKYDKIVVYYVTADDGDDDDGTDRIGDRLVDTIQSVVTEEDVVDRFAPFYSSVGPGVAWAEEPKYYIDALKNSFTKTRSNIIAKVIKESPHVPDKDTFVSWVASAMVAAQIDPVDPHRHVPPPPGPPPPDTDEEEEADDAEEGDDEASEPDGALAS is encoded by the coding sequence GTGGCGCTGGACGGGACGGAGGTCAGGACCCGGCAGGAGGTGCGGCAGCAGAACGCCGCACCGACCGACGAGGAGCGGCACCTGCGCAACGCGGAGGCCAACCGGGAAGCGCTCGAGAAGATCTACGACTTCTACTACGAGTCCGACGGGTCGAGGAAGCCCGACGCCTCCCGGCTCCGCCAGCTCTACAGGTTGATGAGCACGGAGACCACGGAGTACCTGAACGAGGCCGTCGACGACGAGGACCTCGAAAGGCTGGAGAACATCCCCGGCGCGACGGTCAGGGGCCAGCGGGTCAGCAATCAAGAAAGGGCCATGGCGGAGTACGAGGAGGACATAGCGGCCTACAGGGCGGATTTGGATGATTACGAGGCCGAACTGGACGACTACGACCGCAGGGTCGAGGAGTACGAAGCCCGGCCCGCACCCCGCGGTCGCGCTCCGGTCCCTCCCGAGGAACCCGAGGAGCCCGAAAGGCCGGAGGGCCCGGAGGACAACTACGAATCGCTGGTCAACGGGGACTACTTCCACGTCATCAACAACAATTTCTCCGTCCGGAGGTCGCAACGCCAGGAACGGGCCCGCCGCCTCGTCATCAACGTCAGGACCCAGGATGCCGCTCTGCGGGTCGCCCACTCCCTGGGCGACCTGTTCCGGGAGAACGGCGTGTCGCCCTACCTGCACGAGTTCAAGGTGTACCTCTCCAGCACGCCGGACGACACCAGGAAGGTCAAGTACGACAAGATCGTCGTCTACTACGTAACGGCCGACGACGGCGATGACGACGACGGGACCGATCGGATCGGTGACAGGCTCGTGGACACCATCCAGTCCGTGGTCACCGAGGAGGACGTCGTCGACCGGTTCGCGCCCTTCTACTCGTCGGTCGGTCCCGGGGTGGCGTGGGCCGAGGAGCCCAAGTACTACATCGATGCGCTCAAGAACAGTTTCACCAAGACACGCAGCAACATCATCGCCAAGGTCATCAAGGAAAGTCCCCACGTCCCGGACAAGGACACCTTCGTCAGTTGGGTCGCGTCGGCGATGGTGGCGGCCCAGATCGATCCCGTCGATCCGCACCGCCACGTCCCGCCCCCGCCCGGGCCCCCACCGCCCGACACGGACGAGGAAGAGGAAGCGGACGACGCCGAGGAGGGCGACGACGAAGCGAGCGAACCGGACGGAGCGCTCGCGTCCTGA
- a CDS encoding alpha/beta fold hydrolase yields the protein MTYYFDQFALNVGLGQLRHDRGSIRIEPRAFALLCYLVEHRDRVVSKRELLDTVWKGEAVTEAVLTTGLRTVRRAIGDTGREQRFIRTVHRRGYQFVAPTTEATTTVAPAGAPDTAAAVDGAGARDVIRFCRTADGARIAWAATGAGPPLVRTANWLSRLDLERAAPMFTHWFEGLTRGRRLIRYDERGYGLSDWTTGFTLDEWIGDLDAVADAAGLDRFPLLGVAQGGPLAVAYAARRPERVSRLILNAAYTRGRLARARDAAERDEAALDLKITLAGWNARNRSYLRFFGAQFFAGGPPRRWDEFTGHQRLATSAANGARFLEEQTRIDVSGLAPRVSCPTLIVHSRDDPRVPVSQATELAGLVPDSRLVLLDGRNHLLTADEPAWPRFLDELHAFLAEDEPGRG from the coding sequence ATGACGTATTACTTCGACCAGTTCGCCCTGAACGTCGGCCTCGGTCAACTCCGCCACGACCGTGGGTCGATCCGCATCGAGCCCCGGGCTTTCGCGTTGCTCTGCTACCTGGTGGAACATCGCGACCGGGTGGTCTCGAAAAGGGAACTGCTCGACACGGTGTGGAAGGGGGAGGCCGTCACCGAGGCGGTCCTCACCACCGGACTGCGCACTGTCCGCCGGGCGATCGGAGACACCGGCCGCGAGCAGCGGTTCATCCGGACCGTGCACCGGCGCGGCTACCAGTTCGTGGCCCCGACCACGGAGGCGACGACCACGGTGGCCCCGGCCGGCGCACCGGACACCGCGGCCGCGGTCGACGGCGCCGGGGCCCGCGACGTCATCCGGTTCTGCCGGACGGCGGACGGCGCGCGCATCGCGTGGGCCGCCACGGGCGCCGGGCCGCCCCTGGTCAGGACCGCCAACTGGCTGAGCCGGCTGGACCTGGAACGGGCGGCCCCCATGTTCACCCACTGGTTCGAGGGGCTGACCCGCGGCCGGCGACTGATCCGCTACGACGAGCGGGGCTACGGTCTGTCCGACTGGACGACGGGTTTCACGCTGGACGAGTGGATCGGGGACCTCGACGCCGTGGCCGACGCGGCGGGTCTCGATCGCTTCCCGCTGCTCGGCGTCGCCCAGGGCGGTCCCCTGGCGGTGGCCTACGCCGCGCGCCGTCCCGAACGGGTCAGCCGGCTGATCCTGAACGCGGCCTACACCCGCGGCCGGCTGGCCCGGGCCCGCGACGCCGCCGAGCGCGACGAGGCGGCCCTCGACCTCAAGATCACCCTGGCCGGGTGGAACGCCCGGAACCGCAGCTACCTGAGGTTCTTCGGCGCCCAGTTCTTCGCCGGCGGCCCGCCGCGGCGCTGGGACGAGTTCACCGGTCACCAGCGCCTGGCGACCTCGGCGGCCAACGGGGCCCGGTTCCTGGAGGAGCAGACCCGCATCGACGTCTCCGGCCTCGCGCCCCGCGTCTCGTGCCCGACACTGATCGTGCATTCCCGAGATGACCCGCGGGTGCCCGTCTCGCAGGCGACGGAACTGGCCGGACTCGTCCCCGACAGCCGGCTGGTCCTGCTCGACGGCCGCAACCACCTGCTCACCGCCGACGAGCCGGCCTGGCCCCGGTTCCTGGACGAACTGCACGCATTCCTGGCCGAGGACGAACCGGGCCGTGGTTGA
- a CDS encoding helix-turn-helix domain-containing protein produces MERDVRELRGAWTRYQRHTFHSPSPALAPWVERYWEARWDYAEPYRQKIVPYPNVHLSFGGGRADVSGVCSGYQIKVLEGRDHVFGVAFRPGCFRPFLGASVATITDRVVPATEVFGPDLPTTLDVPTADALLLRHLPDDDPRVRQAVASVELIAKDKTVTRVERLAGELGLSMRGLQRLFAEYVGIGPKWVIRRYRLHEVTARMAAGGAIDWAALAADLGYADQGHFIRDFKGMFGEQPTWYAQRY; encoded by the coding sequence GTGGAGCGGGACGTTCGTGAGCTGCGGGGTGCGTGGACCAGGTACCAGCGCCACACCTTCCACAGCCCCTCGCCGGCGCTCGCACCATGGGTGGAGCGGTACTGGGAGGCTCGCTGGGACTACGCCGAGCCCTACCGGCAGAAGATCGTGCCGTACCCGAACGTGCACCTGTCGTTCGGCGGCGGCCGCGCGGACGTCAGCGGCGTGTGCAGCGGCTACCAGATCAAGGTTCTCGAGGGCCGCGACCATGTTTTCGGCGTCGCGTTCCGACCGGGTTGCTTCCGCCCGTTCCTCGGCGCCTCCGTCGCGACGATCACCGACCGCGTCGTCCCGGCGACCGAGGTGTTCGGCCCGGATCTGCCCACCACGCTCGACGTGCCGACCGCGGACGCGCTCCTGCTGAGACACCTGCCGGACGACGACCCCCGGGTGCGCCAGGCGGTGGCCTCGGTCGAGCTGATCGCCAAGGACAAGACCGTGACCAGGGTCGAGCGCCTCGCCGGCGAGCTGGGGCTGAGCATGCGGGGGCTGCAACGGCTCTTCGCGGAGTACGTCGGCATCGGACCCAAGTGGGTGATCCGCCGCTACCGCCTGCACGAGGTGACCGCACGGATGGCCGCCGGCGGGGCGATCGACTGGGCCGCGCTGGCGGCGGACCTCGGCTACGCCGACCAGGGCCACTTCATCCGCGACTTCAAGGGCATGTTCGGCGAGCAACCGACCTGGTACGCGCAGCGGTATTAG
- a CDS encoding trans-acting enoyl reductase family protein: protein MKIAVYGANGYQGRLVLAEMARRGIETVLAGRDLARLEEAASAVGLPGAERRVADTSDHGALLNAFRGCDGVINCAGPFTSSGEAVVRAAIAAGCHYVDTSGEQLYVKKIFDAFRTEARNAGVTVVPAANDGCVPVDLMAHLLADRLGSVEEIITTHAVVGGGGMSRGSLRSVVETIDSIKAGGLTYDDGDWRPGAPARRTAITLPGRSEATPVTPFPVSEVVTVPRHIRVRHVQGLTEAALGDRLNTPLTPQIIENLPEGPDEDSRRTQHFTYVIDATGTDGRRARGTVQGPDTYGTTAVIAVESARRLIADPAEPGVLAPAQAYHPTAFLDFLVPHGIRRTIEDTAAT, encoded by the coding sequence GTGAAGATCGCCGTTTATGGCGCGAATGGATACCAGGGAAGGCTCGTGCTCGCCGAAATGGCACGCCGCGGCATCGAGACGGTCCTGGCCGGACGCGATCTCGCGCGCCTGGAAGAGGCCGCCTCGGCGGTCGGCCTCCCCGGCGCGGAACGACGCGTGGCCGACACCAGCGACCACGGGGCGCTGCTGAACGCGTTCCGCGGCTGCGACGGCGTCATCAACTGCGCCGGACCTTTCACCTCGTCGGGTGAGGCCGTGGTCCGCGCCGCGATCGCCGCCGGCTGTCACTACGTCGACACCTCGGGCGAGCAGCTCTACGTCAAGAAGATCTTCGACGCCTTCCGCACGGAGGCGCGGAACGCCGGGGTCACCGTCGTACCCGCCGCCAACGACGGCTGCGTCCCGGTGGACCTCATGGCCCACCTCCTGGCCGACCGCCTCGGATCGGTCGAAGAGATCATCACCACCCATGCGGTCGTCGGGGGCGGCGGCATGTCGCGCGGCTCGCTGCGCTCGGTGGTCGAAACGATCGACTCCATCAAGGCGGGCGGCCTGACCTACGACGACGGCGACTGGCGCCCCGGCGCGCCCGCCCGCCGCACCGCGATCACGCTGCCCGGACGGTCGGAGGCGACCCCGGTGACGCCCTTCCCCGTGTCGGAGGTGGTGACCGTTCCCCGCCACATCCGCGTCCGGCATGTCCAGGGCCTGACCGAGGCGGCGCTGGGCGACCGCCTGAACACCCCCCTCACACCGCAGATCATCGAGAACCTGCCCGAAGGACCCGATGAGGACAGCCGCCGCACCCAGCACTTCACCTACGTGATCGACGCCACCGGCACCGACGGCCGCCGCGCCCGCGGCACCGTCCAGGGCCCCGACACCTACGGCACGACCGCGGTGATCGCCGTCGAGAGCGCCCGCCGTCTCATCGCCGACCCCGCCGAGCCGGGAGTGCTCGCGCCGGCCCAGGCCTACCACCCGACCGCCTTCCTCGACTTCCTCGTCCCGCACGGGATCCGGCGCACCATCGAGGACACGGCGGCAACCTGA
- the ppk2 gene encoding polyphosphate kinase 2, with protein MGKSTGKGKRLPRGVYEQELVRLQTELVKLQEWVRVEGARVAVVFEGRDAAGKGGTIKRVTEHLNPRVARIVALPAPTDRERTQWYFQRYVEHLPAAGEIVLFDRSWYNRAGVERVMGFCTDDEYRRFLRQCPVFERLLVEDGLLLRKYWFSVSAEEQQRRLRARLDDPMRRWKLSPMDLESVTRWEDYSRAKDEMFQHTDISEAPWYVVESEDKRRARINMIAHLLSTIPYREVELPSLRLPSRPAPQGYERPPRDTHVPVHDRSAELTA; from the coding sequence ATGGGAAAGTCGACGGGCAAGGGGAAGCGGCTACCGCGCGGGGTGTACGAGCAAGAGCTGGTGCGCCTCCAGACCGAGCTGGTGAAGCTGCAGGAGTGGGTGCGCGTCGAGGGCGCCCGCGTCGCCGTGGTGTTCGAGGGGCGGGACGCGGCCGGCAAGGGCGGCACGATCAAACGGGTCACCGAGCACCTCAACCCGCGCGTCGCGCGGATCGTGGCGCTGCCCGCCCCGACCGACCGCGAGCGCACGCAGTGGTACTTCCAGCGGTACGTGGAGCACCTGCCCGCGGCGGGCGAGATCGTGCTGTTCGACCGCTCCTGGTACAACCGCGCCGGCGTCGAGCGCGTCATGGGATTCTGCACCGACGACGAGTACCGGCGCTTCCTGCGGCAGTGCCCGGTGTTCGAGCGGCTGCTCGTCGAGGACGGCCTCCTGCTGCGCAAGTACTGGTTCTCCGTCAGCGCCGAGGAGCAGCAGCGGCGCCTGCGCGCCCGGCTCGACGACCCGATGCGGCGCTGGAAGCTGTCGCCGATGGACCTGGAGTCGGTGACCCGCTGGGAGGACTACTCGCGCGCCAAGGACGAGATGTTCCAGCACACCGATATTTCCGAGGCGCCCTGGTACGTGGTGGAGAGCGAGGACAAGCGGCGGGCGCGCATCAACATGATCGCCCACCTGCTGTCGACCATTCCGTACCGCGAGGTGGAGCTCCCGTCGCTGCGACTGCCGTCGCGCCCGGCTCCGCAGGGGTACGAGCGTCCGCCGCGCGACACGCACGTGCCCGTCCACGACCGGTCGGCGGAGCTGACCGCCTGA
- a CDS encoding LysR family transcriptional regulator yields MFSLRQLQYLVTVVDEGSFTRAAEALHVTQPALSHQIRALERAAGAPLLERLPRAVGLTPAGRAMLPHARAALSDASRAESAVRQAADLSAGELRLATVYSVSIGVLPATLRTWSRRYPGIDVRLFEHRHADELAEAMTVGQADLAIGPPPSGWTGPVHRLGTEEFVVAVPADDPLAVRGAAEVELAALRDRRWVHYGPDNGLADILDRACHDAGFRPRTAVRTEQTASAPTLAAAGLGPALFPANLVPDGYEGHILRPVPAVTRVLAAYSRTRLDGLSGAFLAVLVENASGLLAAPGTGPA; encoded by the coding sequence ATGTTCAGCCTGCGCCAGCTCCAGTACCTGGTCACCGTCGTCGACGAGGGGTCCTTCACTCGGGCGGCCGAGGCGCTGCACGTCACGCAGCCGGCCCTGTCCCACCAGATCCGGGCGCTGGAACGGGCGGCCGGCGCGCCCCTTCTGGAGCGCCTGCCCCGGGCGGTCGGCCTGACCCCCGCCGGCCGCGCGATGCTGCCGCACGCGCGTGCCGCGCTCTCCGACGCGTCACGGGCGGAGTCGGCCGTCCGGCAGGCGGCCGACCTCAGCGCGGGGGAGCTGCGGCTCGCGACCGTCTACTCGGTCAGCATCGGCGTGCTGCCGGCCACGCTGCGAACCTGGAGCCGGCGGTACCCGGGGATCGATGTCCGGCTGTTCGAACACCGGCACGCCGACGAGCTGGCCGAGGCCATGACGGTCGGGCAGGCGGACCTGGCGATCGGCCCGCCACCGTCCGGCTGGACCGGGCCGGTGCACAGGCTCGGCACCGAGGAGTTCGTGGTGGCCGTCCCCGCGGACGATCCGCTGGCGGTCCGGGGCGCGGCCGAGGTCGAGCTCGCGGCGCTGCGCGACCGCCGATGGGTCCACTACGGACCGGACAACGGGCTGGCCGACATCCTGGACCGGGCCTGCCACGACGCCGGGTTCCGGCCGAGAACCGCGGTCCGCACGGAGCAGACCGCGTCCGCCCCCACCCTGGCGGCCGCCGGTCTCGGCCCCGCCCTCTTCCCCGCCAACCTCGTCCCGGACGGCTACGAAGGCCACATCCTCCGTCCCGTACCCGCCGTCACCAGGGTCCTGGCCGCGTACTCGCGCACCCGGTTGGACGGACTGAGCGGCGCCTTCCTCGCCGTGCTCGTCGAGAACGCCTCCGGCCTGCTCGCCGCGCCCGGAACCGGGCCCGCGTGA
- a CDS encoding TIGR03086 family metal-binding protein, which produces MSHLSNAAEAMAAVARAITDDQLDNKTPCTEYNVRALVNHLLFWGPSLAGGGRKESVPQPAGTESDVELAAGDWRGRLLAVLDDITSSWAPPNAWEGETSMGTPHPLPAPVLGDMIVGELVLHGWDLAVATGQRLELPADLLAHLQDTVSAGVEQGREMGMYGPEVAVPADAPALDRILGLTGRDPAWT; this is translated from the coding sequence ATGTCACATCTGTCCAACGCCGCCGAGGCCATGGCCGCAGTCGCCCGCGCCATCACCGACGACCAGCTCGACAACAAGACTCCGTGCACGGAGTACAACGTGCGGGCACTGGTCAACCACCTCCTGTTCTGGGGCCCGTCGCTCGCCGGCGGCGGCCGTAAGGAGTCCGTCCCGCAGCCGGCGGGCACCGAGTCCGATGTAGAGCTGGCGGCCGGCGACTGGCGCGGCCGCCTGCTCGCCGTGCTGGACGACATCACGTCGTCGTGGGCGCCGCCGAACGCCTGGGAGGGCGAGACGAGCATGGGCACGCCGCACCCGCTGCCCGCGCCCGTCCTGGGCGACATGATCGTCGGCGAGCTGGTCCTGCACGGCTGGGACCTGGCGGTCGCGACCGGGCAGCGGCTGGAACTGCCCGCCGACCTGCTGGCGCATCTGCAGGACACGGTGTCGGCGGGTGTGGAGCAGGGGCGGGAGATGGGCATGTACGGACCGGAGGTCGCGGTGCCGGCCGACGCCCCTGCCTTGGACCGCATCCTCGGCCTGACCGGCCGTGACCCCGCCTGGACGTAG
- a CDS encoding DUF4333 domain-containing protein → MAQPTRGRTARRAAAGLLVALFAAGCSMSVGGSKAVSKDEIVEQATAALGQQIGRAPDAITCEDDLKAEVGATVRCELTVDGRKQGMTVTATAVDDDRVKMDFKVDDAPGAAGSTPPAPSSPATGAPGSGGGTQTVNRAEVARQGKAALTAQVGRAPDAFICRQDLPARVGATVRCQLAADGKQYGVTATVTSVAGGKARMNFKVDDAPNGS, encoded by the coding sequence ATGGCACAGCCGACGCGGGGCCGGACGGCTCGTCGAGCGGCCGCAGGGCTGCTGGTGGCGCTGTTCGCCGCGGGGTGTTCGATGAGCGTGGGCGGTTCGAAGGCGGTGAGCAAGGACGAGATCGTCGAACAGGCCACGGCGGCGCTGGGGCAGCAGATCGGCCGGGCGCCCGACGCCATCACCTGCGAGGATGATCTCAAAGCGGAGGTGGGTGCGACCGTGCGCTGCGAACTGACCGTGGACGGCAGGAAGCAGGGCATGACGGTGACCGCGACGGCGGTCGACGATGACAGGGTGAAGATGGACTTCAAGGTCGACGACGCCCCCGGCGCCGCCGGATCGACCCCGCCCGCCCCGTCCAGCCCGGCGACCGGTGCACCGGGCTCCGGTGGCGGGACGCAGACGGTGAACAGGGCGGAGGTCGCCCGCCAGGGCAAGGCCGCCCTGACGGCCCAGGTGGGCCGGGCGCCCGACGCCTTCATCTGTCGCCAGGACCTGCCGGCCCGGGTGGGCGCCACCGTTCGCTGTCAGCTGGCCGCGGACGGCAAGCAGTACGGTGTGACGGCCACCGTGACATCGGTCGCCGGCGGCAAGGCCAGGATGAACTTCAAGGTCGACGACGCCCCGAACGGCAGTTGA
- a CDS encoding DUF4386 domain-containing protein, which yields MNTIKSRPPETPVDAVQRTARIAGVWFVLTFVFSIPAVLLYDPVLNDADYILGAGADTRVRVGAFLEILTAVANIATAVVLFPILKRQSESIALGYVALRILESTVIVMGIVSVLAVVTMRQDLAGAGGADAAQIGRSLVVLKDQTFLLGPAFCAGFGNGLLLGYLMYRSGLVPRPMALIGLIGGPVACATATAVLFGAYDQQSPVNLLFTAPEIVWEVSLGIWLITKGFRPAPLIAEAPPKTTQDTA from the coding sequence GTGAACACGATCAAGTCTCGGCCGCCGGAAACTCCGGTGGACGCCGTTCAGCGGACCGCCAGGATCGCCGGGGTCTGGTTCGTTCTCACCTTCGTCTTCTCGATCCCGGCAGTGTTGCTGTACGACCCGGTCCTCAATGACGCGGACTACATCCTGGGAGCGGGCGCGGACACGCGGGTACGAGTCGGAGCCTTCCTTGAGATTCTGACCGCCGTCGCGAACATCGCGACCGCGGTCGTGCTGTTCCCGATCTTGAAGCGGCAGAGTGAGAGCATCGCCCTCGGTTACGTCGCCTTGCGAATCCTCGAATCGACCGTCATCGTGATGGGGATCGTCAGCGTGCTCGCCGTCGTGACCATGCGACAGGATCTGGCAGGCGCGGGCGGCGCCGATGCCGCTCAGATCGGCCGGTCGCTGGTGGTGTTGAAGGATCAGACGTTCCTGCTCGGCCCCGCCTTCTGCGCGGGCTTCGGCAACGGGCTGCTGCTCGGCTACCTGATGTACCGGTCGGGCCTGGTGCCGCGCCCCATGGCGCTCATCGGGCTCATCGGAGGCCCCGTCGCCTGCGCCACCGCGACCGCCGTCCTCTTCGGCGCCTACGATCAGCAGTCTCCGGTGAATCTGCTGTTCACGGCGCCGGAAATCGTCTGGGAAGTGTCACTGGGCATCTGGCTCATCACCAAGGGCTTCCGCCCCGCACCCCTCATCGCAGAAGCGCCCCCCAAGACCACACAAGACACAGCGTGA
- a CDS encoding SDR family oxidoreductase: MQTPSKTALVVGAQGVIGRRLVEHLAELGDWDVIGLSRRGGTDSGRVRHLSVDLLDRDDCAKRLGELTHVTHIFYTAYQDRPTWAELVPPNLAMLVNVVDAVEPIAKGLRHISLMQGYKVYGAHLGPFKTPAREDDPPHMPPEFNVDQQDFLESRAQGASWTWSAIRPSVVCGFALGNPMNLAMVIAVYGAISKELRLPLRFPGLPGAYDKLLEMTDAGLLARATVWAATDEHCANQAFNINNGDLFRWNALWPKIARFFDLEASDPLPMSLETVMADKGPLWSSMVERHGLEPHPYERLVSWPFGDFVFSWEYDMFADGSKARRFGFHEFIDTEKMFLGIFTDLRSRRIIP, translated from the coding sequence ATGCAGACACCATCCAAGACCGCGCTGGTCGTAGGCGCCCAAGGCGTCATCGGCCGACGGCTGGTGGAACATCTGGCGGAGCTGGGCGACTGGGACGTGATCGGCCTGTCGCGCCGCGGCGGGACGGATTCCGGCCGTGTCCGCCACCTGTCGGTCGACCTGCTGGACCGCGACGACTGCGCCAAACGGCTCGGGGAGCTGACCCACGTCACCCACATCTTCTACACCGCCTACCAGGACCGGCCGACATGGGCCGAGCTGGTGCCCCCCAACCTGGCCATGCTCGTCAACGTGGTCGACGCCGTGGAGCCCATCGCGAAGGGGCTGCGCCACATCAGCCTGATGCAGGGCTACAAGGTCTATGGGGCGCACCTCGGGCCGTTCAAGACCCCGGCCCGCGAGGACGACCCGCCGCACATGCCGCCGGAGTTCAACGTCGATCAGCAGGACTTCCTGGAGAGCCGCGCGCAGGGCGCGTCCTGGACCTGGTCGGCCATCCGGCCCTCCGTGGTCTGCGGCTTCGCGCTCGGCAACCCGATGAACCTGGCCATGGTCATCGCCGTCTACGGGGCGATCTCCAAGGAGCTGCGACTGCCGCTGCGTTTCCCGGGGCTGCCCGGTGCCTACGACAAGCTTCTGGAGATGACCGATGCGGGGCTGCTCGCCCGCGCGACCGTCTGGGCCGCGACCGACGAGCACTGCGCCAACCAGGCGTTCAACATCAACAACGGCGACCTCTTCCGCTGGAACGCCCTGTGGCCCAAGATCGCCCGCTTCTTCGACCTGGAGGCGTCCGATCCCCTCCCCATGAGCTTGGAGACGGTGATGGCCGACAAGGGCCCCCTGTGGTCCTCCATGGTCGAGAGGCACGGACTGGAGCCGCACCCCTACGAGCGACTCGTCTCCTGGCCCTTCGGCGACTTCGTCTTCTCCTGGGAGTACGACATGTTCGCCGACGGCTCCAAGGCCCGCCGCTTCGGCTTCCATGAATTCATCGACACGGAGAAGATGTTCCTCGGCATCTTCACCGACCTCCGTAGCCGCCGCATCATTCCCTGA